The following is a genomic window from Elaeis guineensis isolate ETL-2024a chromosome 10, EG11, whole genome shotgun sequence.
cgatcatatatggctctaattctcaacacttgagaatatgtatcgtaacatcaattcctATGACGATTCAAcgacacataacacttgaatggaaaaagaaaacttgctctttattgattaaatcaatagtttaaagtataaatttgtgtcatagaatgaacaatgtatcagccaacaattgatttataggacatacatctaacagcttCTTTGCTAATTCATTTGCTCCACAAACCTCTACCAAATGCTGCTTATGGATCTATcatgttttgtttaattttaactGCCCAATCAGCTTATGTGGTTGTTAGGCTTCTTAGAAAGTGCCCAGTTGTTGAGGGAATAATTCATGGAGGCCAGTAAGAGTTCCTGGAGAATACATTGCCAAAGCgatctctccatctctctctttcacacacacacacacacacacgcacacgcacgcacacacacacagatagatagagagagagagatgcatgcTCGCATTTATATACTCATGGATTTGTGCACATGCATACTTGTGCATGTACACATTTTTTGATAGTTTGTATGGATACCGATTTGCTTCCTGGAACCATTTTGCACAGTTTTCTGTTTGGTACTCAGTCACCATGAGAAAAGTTGAATTTTCTTTTCTCGCGAGAGGAATCTCTTGTCTTTTTTCATTTCTCTTTTAACTAACAGTATAATAAACTGCTGACTTCTTACTTTTACAGGTATATGCAAAGGGTGGGAAGACGATTGTTTTCACTCAAACAAAACGCGATGCTGATGAGGTATCCATGGCTTTGACTAATAGTATTGCATCTGAGGCACTTCATGGGGACATATCTCAACATCAGAGGGAGAGAACATTGAGTGGTTTTCGCCAAGGAAAGTTTACTGTGCTTGTTGCAACTGATGTTGCTGCTCGTGGTCTTGACATACCAAATGTTGATCTGGTAGGTTTGCTAAATAGTCTCACTTTGGCTGTTTGCTATAGCTGTATCTGTAATATCAATTGTATTCTAATGATGCTAATGaaggattattatttttttccctGTTGAGCTCAGAAAAAAGGTGCAAGCTTACCAATTTGACATTTTATAGATAGTTTCATTGCATTTATTCAACTGGTGATTTGAAAACCTTCATTAGCTGGTCTGGGGTAGTTATGTTACGTGAGCTAATTTTAAGGTTATGCATATCAAGTTTTCAGCACTCAGCTGTAAATTCTTTCCATTTGCTTGTTTTACTGTATGTTTAATATCTATTTTCACTTTGATTAGCAGGCTAATCAACTATTGGAGGACCCAGATCAATCAACTTTTAATACCTTAATGATTTTTTTGTCAACCAATGATTGCTTTACTTTGACATTTTAACATTAAGTCATGAGTTTTGTTTAATAAACTCAATGCTTTAAGATTATACACTGCAGgcatttaattatttttgaagaCAGCCAGGGTCAGCCGATATATATTAAGTCTCCATTTGCATGCTGCCACTATACTTTTCTCTATAAAAATATACTATTAAGTGTTTTAAGAATTTGTCTTCACTTTTGCAGATTATTCATTATGAATTGCCAAATGACCCGGAAACCTTTGTCCATCGTTCTGGTCGTACTGGGCGTGCTGGAAAAGAAGGCACGGCCATCTTGATGTTTACTAGCAGCCAGAGGAGAACTGTTAGATCACTTGAGCGTGATGTTGGATGCAAGTTTGAATTTATAAGCCCGCCACTGATGCAAGAGGTGTTGGAGTCATCAGCGGAGCAAGTTGTTGCTACTCTGCAGGGTGTCCATCCTGAGTCAATACAGCACTTCCTTCCAACAGCTCAAAGATTGACACAAGAACTAGGAACAAATGCTCTTGCTGCTGCATTGGCACATTTGAGTGGATTTTCTCAACCACCTTCATCTCGTTCTCTTATCAGTCATGAGCAGGTAAAAGATAATCATGTTTTGGGTTTTTGATAATTTCTTGGATTTACCTGTATTTCTTTCCATTTAACAGAAAAAATGCACGATCTCTGTCATGGTGCAGCATGCTTTTCCATCCAGTCCAATTAGTACTAAATAGACATTACTACTTTCTTTGCATATTCTTAACCAGTAAAGTTGACTTAGAACTGGCTCGACTTGATTCAACAATTGGTTCTTATTGAATCATCCAGATCCAAACTCTATGAGATCAGGCTACAGACTATTCTTTGCACTGTACCATCCTATATGAGCATAATGGTACATGGTGCCTATATGCCATGCAAAATAGCAATCTATATACTGAAGTATCATGCAtttgtaaaaatttaattatatcttcATGTTTTCTGCAAAATTTTCAGCTTGAGCTGTCCTATCATTTGCAGGGTTGGGTGACATTACAGTTAACACGTGAACAAGGATACTCAAGAGGGTTCTTTTCTCCAAGATCTGTTACTGGGTTTCTTTCTGATGTTTATCCTGCTGCTGCTGATGAAGTTGGCAAAATTTACTTGATTGCAGATGAAAGGGTTTGTATTATACTAGAGAGCAATTTACTCCTTTTGCCTTTTCTTGCTTCTAATATATGCTGCTGGCTTTTGTCTTAGTTTCTACTACATAATTGATAAAGCAGATCCAAGCTGATAATCTTCATCATCTTTCAAACTTTTAATACATAATTTTCACTAAATCAACAAAATGTGAGCTTCAGTTATGCATAGTAGGATTGCATGTTGATGCACTGACCCATTTTGCTGGAAAAGATATGAGCACTTTCGCAGTAAGTCTTGTCATATGTTAATACCCTGCTATTGTGATATCTGTCATCACTTTATTCAATCGAATCTTTCATTATTAACATTGTGCATTAATCCTTTAAAATTATGCATGTGTGGTGAAATGGCTACTGTCTTGTTTTACCTCTATCTTTTGAGCTCATGAGCTCACAGCATGAACATATTAGTATCTTTTAAAATctcattaatatattattttctttcaaattacCATCATCCAATCGTGATGAACTTCATTTGTTTATGCAATCTCTATTGCCTGTTTACCATATCAGGTTCAAGGAGCAGTTTTTGATTTACCTGAGGAAATTGCGAAAGAATTACTGAATAAGCAACTGCCTCCGGGAAATACCATATCCAAGATCATGAAGGTAGGCTTTCAGTTTTATCCTCCTGTAAGCAGCTTTGCCGATATCTGTGTTCGAATTTCTACACAAAAGGTGTCTATGCCAAGGATTCGTTGATGCCTATATCCGCTAGCATCCAAAACTGTTTTTAAAgtcttttactgaatttatttgGAATGGATTAATAGCTATAATTGAATAAATAATTGTTCAATGCTATTATGAGGGTAAATGATTTCTATATTTGATT
Proteins encoded in this region:
- the LOC140851904 gene encoding DEAD-box ATP-dependent RNA helicase 3B, chloroplastic-like gives rise to the protein MALTNSIASEALHGDISQHQRERTLSGFRQGKFTVLVATDVAARGLDIPNVDLIIHYELPNDPETFVHRSGRTGRAGKEGTAILMFTSSQRRTVRSLERDVGCKFEFISPPLMQEVLESSAEQVVATLQGVHPESIQHFLPTAQRLTQELGTNALAAALAHLSGFSQPPSSRSLISHEQGWVTLQLTREQGYSRGFFSPRSVTGFLSDVYPAAADEVGKIYLIADERVQGAVFDLPEEIAKELLNKQLPPGNTISKIMKLPALQDDGPPTDNYGRFSNRDRGSRGGSRERGHRGSRNWGSRDYDSDDGFRRGGRSYRTDNSWSRSSRGSNDDWLIGGRRSGRPSSFGSRDRGFGGACFNCGRTGHRASECPNN